A window of the Euzebya pacifica genome harbors these coding sequences:
- a CDS encoding RimK family alpha-L-glutamate ligase, producing MKLGILSRSPNAYSTQRLKIAALERGHEAKVLNTVRFGIDLTGGEPDLQFRGRHLSDYDAILPRIGASITFFGLAVVRQFEQMDVYTPNTAAGIANSRDKLRSIQILSRHSIGIPRTMFVRDRKDVPSAIKAVGGAPVVIKLLEGTQGIGVILAPDNKVAEAVVETLQSTKQNVLIQQFIAESRGKDVRALVVGDRVVAAMRRVAQGDEFRSNVHRGGRTELVDLDEEYERVAVQAAQIMGLRVAGVDMLESDHGPLVMEVNSSPGLEGIEGATGLDIAGAIVDYIASQVDFPELDVRQRLTVSTGYGVAELVVREGSPMVGKSITETDLRERDISVLTLNRGTKVIPNPRGNRVLEAEDRLLCFGRLDEMRDLVPARRRRRSQPKVQPLPDEPLHEVEDHSHDDNGNGDD from the coding sequence ATGAAGCTCGGCATCCTCTCAAGGTCCCCCAACGCCTACTCCACGCAGCGGCTGAAGATCGCTGCGCTGGAGCGCGGTCACGAGGCGAAGGTCCTCAACACCGTCCGCTTCGGCATCGACCTGACCGGGGGCGAGCCGGACCTGCAGTTCCGCGGCCGGCACCTGTCGGACTACGACGCCATCCTCCCGAGGATCGGCGCGTCGATCACGTTCTTCGGCCTCGCGGTGGTCCGGCAGTTCGAGCAGATGGACGTCTACACGCCCAACACCGCAGCGGGTATCGCCAACTCGCGCGACAAGCTGCGGTCGATCCAGATCCTGTCCCGCCACTCCATCGGCATCCCCCGGACGATGTTCGTCCGCGACCGCAAGGACGTCCCGTCGGCCATCAAGGCCGTCGGTGGCGCACCAGTGGTCATCAAGCTGCTCGAGGGCACGCAGGGCATCGGCGTCATCCTCGCGCCCGACAACAAGGTGGCCGAGGCGGTCGTGGAGACGCTGCAGTCCACCAAGCAGAACGTGCTGATCCAGCAGTTCATCGCCGAGTCGCGTGGCAAGGACGTCCGCGCGCTGGTCGTGGGCGACCGGGTCGTGGCGGCGATGCGGCGTGTGGCGCAGGGCGACGAGTTCCGCTCCAACGTGCACCGTGGTGGCCGCACCGAGCTCGTGGACCTCGACGAGGAGTACGAGCGCGTGGCCGTCCAGGCCGCGCAGATCATGGGCCTGCGGGTGGCCGGCGTGGACATGCTGGAGTCCGACCACGGGCCCCTCGTGATGGAGGTCAACTCCTCACCGGGCCTGGAGGGCATCGAGGGGGCGACGGGCCTGGACATCGCCGGGGCGATCGTGGACTACATCGCCAGCCAGGTCGACTTCCCCGAGCTGGACGTCCGCCAGCGGCTGACGGTCTCCACCGGCTACGGGGTGGCCGAGCTGGTCGTGCGCGAGGGCTCACCGATGGTCGGCAAGTCCATCACCGAGACCGACCTGCGCGAACGGGACATCTCCGTGCTGACGTTGAACCGTGGCACCAAGGTCATCCCCAACCCGCGTGGCAACCGCGTCCTGGAAGCCGAGGACCGGCTGCTGTGCTTCGGCCGGCTCGACGAGATGCGCGACCTGGTCCCCGCCCGTCGCCGGCGGCGCAGCCAGCCGAAGGTGCAGCCGCTGCCCGACGAGCCCCTGCACGAGGTCGAGGACCACTCCCACGACGACAACGGCAACGGGGACGACTGA
- a CDS encoding FAD-dependent monooxygenase, which produces MHAPVVIAGGGPVGMTTALLLARHGVPSVVLEAEPLATRVGSKAICFQRDVLDVLDRVGVAQQAVAEGVTWRTGRTFYRDLELKVVELPSTGPEALPPFVNLSQSALEGYLMDRVDAEPLVDLRMGCRLVGLSSDDGGVAATVHTDEGSAQVEGAWLVGADGARSTVRQAIGASFEGETWDDQFLIADIEADLPFPAERRFHFDPEWNPGRQVLVHQQPRSIWRIDWQVPADFSLEEARSSGELDRRIRQIVGNAPYRIDWVSVYRFHQRIADPWRRDRVFLAGDAAHLMSPFGARGLNSGIQDAENLAWKLAFVERGWAGPDLLDSYAAERIPAARENLRVTGDTMRFIAPRAEEERRHRVDTLDRAVDDPSARASIDSGVLAEPFWYVDSPLTTPAGDLGGFPVDAGVPRPPVPGVLCPDGPVGGGRLRERFGDGIVLLAFGEDAEAVAARCGAEVGATGVGVTTLRFEPRSTVGRALEVVGDCVVVIRPDGHIAARLLLPCMGLVDAVRRCLGHP; this is translated from the coding sequence ATGCACGCGCCCGTGGTGATCGCCGGCGGTGGGCCGGTTGGCATGACCACGGCGCTGCTGCTGGCCCGTCACGGGGTCCCCTCGGTGGTGCTGGAGGCCGAGCCCCTCGCAACCCGCGTCGGGTCCAAGGCGATCTGCTTCCAGCGCGACGTCCTCGACGTCCTCGACCGGGTGGGCGTGGCGCAGCAGGCCGTGGCGGAGGGGGTGACGTGGCGGACGGGCCGGACGTTCTACCGGGACCTCGAGCTGAAGGTCGTGGAGCTGCCCAGCACCGGCCCCGAGGCGCTGCCGCCGTTCGTCAACCTCAGCCAGTCCGCGCTCGAGGGGTACCTCATGGACCGGGTTGACGCCGAGCCGCTGGTCGACCTGCGGATGGGCTGTCGGCTGGTCGGGCTGTCGAGCGATGACGGTGGGGTGGCCGCGACGGTGCACACCGACGAAGGATCGGCGCAGGTGGAGGGCGCGTGGCTGGTCGGCGCCGACGGGGCCCGTTCGACGGTGCGCCAGGCGATCGGTGCCTCGTTCGAGGGCGAGACGTGGGACGACCAGTTCCTCATCGCCGACATCGAGGCCGACCTGCCGTTCCCCGCCGAGCGTCGCTTCCACTTCGACCCCGAGTGGAACCCCGGCCGTCAGGTCCTCGTCCACCAGCAGCCGCGGTCGATCTGGCGGATCGACTGGCAGGTCCCGGCGGACTTCTCGCTGGAGGAGGCCCGGTCCTCGGGTGAGCTCGACCGGCGGATCCGTCAGATCGTCGGCAACGCCCCGTACCGGATCGACTGGGTCAGCGTCTATCGCTTCCACCAGCGCATCGCCGACCCGTGGCGTCGCGACCGGGTGTTCCTGGCCGGCGACGCCGCCCACCTGATGTCCCCGTTCGGCGCCCGGGGCCTGAACTCGGGAATCCAGGACGCCGAGAACCTGGCATGGAAGCTGGCGTTCGTCGAGCGGGGGTGGGCCGGCCCGGACCTGCTGGACAGCTATGCGGCCGAGCGGATCCCGGCGGCGAGGGAGAACCTGCGCGTGACGGGCGACACGATGCGGTTCATCGCCCCGAGGGCGGAGGAGGAGCGGCGACATCGCGTGGACACCCTCGACCGCGCCGTGGACGACCCGTCGGCGCGCGCGTCGATCGACTCCGGGGTGCTGGCCGAGCCGTTCTGGTACGTCGACTCACCGCTGACCACACCGGCGGGGGACCTCGGGGGGTTTCCTGTCGACGCGGGTGTTCCACGGCCGCCGGTCCCGGGGGTCCTGTGCCCCGACGGGCCGGTGGGCGGCGGTCGGCTGCGAGAGCGGTTCGGCGACGGCATCGTGCTGCTGGCCTTCGGGGAGGACGCGGAGGCGGTGGCGGCCCGGTGTGGCGCCGAGGTGGGTGCGACAGGGGTCGGGGTCACGACGTTGCGGTTCGAGCCCCGCTCCACCGTGGGTCGGGCGCTGGAGGTGGTCGGCGACTGCGTCGTCGTGATCAGGCCCGACGGCCACATCGCGGCCCGCCTCCTCCTCCCCTGCATGGGGTTGGTGGACGCCGTCCGCCGGTGCCTCGGCCACCCGTGA
- a CDS encoding Uma2 family endonuclease, which yields METAGAELPDEVRRITRAEFNAMGDAGLFEDEQVELLEGVIVSMAAEGGPHVKAVMWLTNHFARMLSDDVMVGVSHPYAASDYSQPQPDLAVVDVDDVRRITDGVRGARLLVEVAVSSRRRDLVTKVRVYATAGIEEYWVADLVDEVVVVHRRPTEGAYVDVTRHGTGDVVRACGVDVPLADLFAFVDRGRDA from the coding sequence ATGGAGACCGCGGGTGCCGAGCTGCCTGACGAGGTTCGCCGGATCACGCGGGCCGAGTTCAACGCCATGGGCGACGCCGGCCTGTTCGAGGACGAGCAGGTCGAGTTGCTCGAAGGGGTGATCGTGTCGATGGCCGCCGAGGGGGGACCGCACGTCAAGGCCGTCATGTGGCTCACCAACCACTTCGCGAGGATGCTGTCGGACGACGTGATGGTGGGCGTGTCCCACCCGTACGCGGCCAGCGACTACAGCCAGCCCCAGCCCGACCTTGCCGTCGTCGACGTCGACGACGTCCGCCGGATCACCGACGGAGTGCGGGGTGCCCGATTGCTGGTCGAGGTCGCGGTGTCCAGCAGGCGGCGCGACCTGGTCACCAAGGTCCGTGTGTACGCCACAGCCGGGATCGAGGAGTACTGGGTGGCGGATCTGGTCGACGAGGTCGTCGTCGTGCATCGCCGACCGACTGAGGGGGCCTACGTCGACGTGACCCGTCACGGGACAGGGGATGTGGTCCGGGCATGCGGCGTCGACGTGCCGCTGGCCGACCTCTTCGCCTTCGTCGACCGGGGCCGGGACGCATGA
- a CDS encoding MBL fold metallo-hydrolase has product MAKPFASEADTAAKDEVLEVIGEGVYALTAGGDPTVGAIEGDDFLVCIEARATPHMADKWLAQLREHTDKPVRYLVLTHYHAVRTLGAAAFDADVIIAHDLTRALIAERGQQDWASEAGRMPRLFEGAETIPGLTWPDVTFSDTLTIPLGGARGSLELRYCGRGHTEGDLVAWLPAQRILFAGDLVESKAALYTGDAFHTDWSTTTLDAVADLGASTLVGGRGEVAHGEDAVAAAIEQTRDFLMVMRREVGAVHRDGGTLPQAFEAAHAALFEAYGHWPIFEHCMPFDVARLWDELDGIERPRIWTAERDREVWAELQG; this is encoded by the coding sequence ATGGCCAAGCCGTTCGCCTCCGAAGCCGACACCGCCGCCAAGGACGAGGTCCTGGAGGTGATCGGCGAGGGGGTGTACGCGCTGACCGCCGGCGGCGACCCGACCGTCGGGGCCATCGAGGGCGACGACTTCCTCGTCTGCATCGAGGCGCGGGCCACCCCGCACATGGCGGACAAGTGGTTGGCGCAGCTGCGGGAACACACCGACAAACCCGTCCGGTACCTCGTCCTGACCCATTACCACGCCGTCCGGACGCTCGGCGCTGCCGCCTTCGACGCGGACGTGATCATCGCCCACGACCTGACCCGTGCCCTGATCGCCGAACGCGGCCAGCAGGACTGGGCGTCGGAGGCCGGCCGCATGCCACGCCTGTTCGAGGGGGCCGAGACCATCCCCGGGCTGACCTGGCCGGACGTGACGTTCAGCGACACGTTGACGATCCCGTTGGGTGGGGCCCGAGGGTCGTTGGAGCTGCGCTACTGCGGCCGGGGCCACACCGAGGGTGACCTGGTCGCCTGGCTGCCGGCCCAGCGCATCCTCTTCGCCGGCGACCTGGTGGAGTCCAAGGCGGCGCTGTACACCGGCGACGCGTTCCACACCGACTGGTCGACCACGACCCTGGATGCCGTTGCCGACCTCGGCGCCTCGACCCTGGTCGGTGGCCGCGGCGAGGTCGCCCACGGCGAGGACGCCGTGGCGGCGGCGATCGAGCAGACACGTGACTTCCTGATGGTCATGCGCCGCGAGGTCGGGGCGGTGCACCGCGACGGGGGCACGTTGCCCCAGGCGTTCGAGGCCGCGCATGCTGCGCTGTTCGAGGCCTACGGCCACTGGCCGATCTTCGAGCACTGCATGCCATTCGACGTCGCCCGCCTGTGGGACGAGCTCGACGGGATCGAGCGGCCACGGATCTGGACCGCCGAACGCGACCGCGAGGTGTGGGCGGAGCTGCAGGGGTGA
- a CDS encoding nitroreductase family deazaflavin-dependent oxidoreductase, translated as MPLQGTYEPSPVQWVRDQVAEYESSKGRRGTTMRGMPVIVLTTAGRTSGNLRKSPLMRVVHDGDYAAVASVGGAPEHPAWYHNLVAHPACTVQDGPTISDRVARELEGAEREEWWARCVEAFPDYAEYETRTDRIIPVMLLERDD; from the coding sequence ATGCCTCTACAGGGAACATACGAGCCGAGTCCGGTCCAGTGGGTACGCGATCAGGTCGCTGAGTACGAGTCGTCGAAGGGACGACGCGGCACCACGATGCGTGGGATGCCGGTGATCGTGCTGACCACCGCTGGACGTACCTCCGGCAACCTTCGCAAGTCCCCGCTGATGCGAGTGGTCCACGACGGCGACTACGCCGCGGTGGCCTCCGTCGGCGGCGCGCCCGAGCATCCGGCCTGGTACCACAACCTGGTTGCCCATCCGGCGTGCACCGTGCAGGACGGCCCGACGATCAGCGATCGGGTGGCACGTGAGCTGGAGGGAGCGGAACGCGAGGAGTGGTGGGCGCGCTGCGTCGAGGCCTTCCCCGACTACGCCGAGTACGAGACACGCACCGACCGGATCATCCCGGTCATGCTGCTGGAGCGCGACGACTGA
- a CDS encoding S8 family serine peptidase has product MNRPFLPSFLACLLLLALVTPAAAEDAPADDQRGEEQPASLIIGVEGDLPAAVGALEAINGLEVVHVSPQGAFVAVEVDGLRALRLASTAVPGVAYVEEDETRYSQAIPNDARYGDQYGPEMMGAEEAWGAVGYGDTSISVAVLDTGTRHGHQDLTPTSRFSATQVYTGNSSDNCGHGTHVAGTVGATTNNGIGVAGMSQAQMMTYKVLDATGGIFNIQCSGSTSSIAQAVYDATDDGADIISMSLGGGGYSQSFENAIDYAWNNGVVVVAASGNDGASNGVSYPAAYDNAIAVGALDADKGKASYSNAGDELDVVAPGSSVLSTYNSSNSSYSSLSGTSMATPHVSGALALAWSCAPSGTTNADVRNAMESTAEDLGANGWDRSYGHGLVRVDLMVDVLCDGGTGGGPTNTAPTAAFTTTTDELTIDVDGTASSDADGDALTHSWDFGDGSTATGATASHTYAADGTYTVTLTVDDGTDTDTTSTTVTVEASDPGGDPDPSTPNLTSGQTVQVSLSGSGDEAFYKIAVPAGANSITVSIDGPSCGLFGCSFDADLYTRDAARPTDSAWDCRPYQGGSDETCTDTSPTAGYLYVRVDAYSGSGTVDLTATVS; this is encoded by the coding sequence GTGAACCGACCATTCCTCCCCTCGTTCCTTGCCTGCCTGCTCCTGCTCGCGCTCGTGACCCCGGCTGCGGCCGAGGACGCGCCGGCCGACGACCAGCGCGGGGAGGAGCAGCCCGCCAGCCTCATCATCGGCGTCGAGGGCGACCTGCCCGCGGCGGTCGGCGCGCTGGAGGCCATCAACGGCCTCGAGGTCGTCCACGTCTCGCCACAGGGCGCCTTCGTCGCCGTCGAGGTCGACGGACTTCGTGCCCTCCGCCTCGCCAGCACCGCTGTCCCCGGCGTCGCCTACGTCGAGGAGGACGAGACCCGCTACAGCCAGGCGATCCCGAACGACGCCCGCTACGGCGACCAGTACGGCCCCGAGATGATGGGTGCGGAGGAGGCGTGGGGCGCGGTCGGCTACGGCGACACCTCCATCAGCGTCGCGGTGCTCGACACCGGAACCCGCCACGGTCACCAGGACCTGACACCCACGAGCCGCTTCTCGGCCACGCAGGTCTACACCGGCAACAGCAGCGACAACTGTGGCCACGGCACGCACGTCGCCGGCACCGTCGGCGCGACCACCAACAACGGCATCGGCGTCGCCGGCATGTCCCAGGCGCAGATGATGACCTACAAGGTCCTCGACGCCACCGGCGGCATCTTCAACATCCAGTGCTCCGGCTCGACGTCGTCCATCGCCCAGGCCGTTTATGACGCGACCGACGACGGGGCCGACATCATCTCGATGTCCCTCGGCGGCGGCGGGTACTCCCAGTCCTTCGAGAACGCCATCGACTACGCGTGGAACAACGGCGTCGTCGTCGTCGCTGCATCCGGCAACGACGGCGCCAGCAACGGCGTCTCCTACCCGGCGGCCTACGACAACGCCATCGCGGTCGGTGCGCTCGACGCCGACAAGGGCAAGGCCAGCTACTCCAACGCTGGTGACGAGCTGGACGTCGTGGCCCCCGGGTCGAGCGTCCTGTCGACCTACAACTCCTCAAACTCCTCCTACAGCTCGCTGAGCGGCACCTCGATGGCCACCCCCCACGTGTCGGGCGCCCTCGCCCTGGCATGGAGCTGCGCGCCGTCCGGCACCACCAACGCCGATGTCCGCAACGCCATGGAGTCCACCGCCGAGGACCTCGGTGCCAACGGCTGGGACCGCAGCTACGGCCACGGCCTGGTGCGGGTCGACCTGATGGTCGACGTGCTGTGCGACGGTGGCACCGGCGGCGGCCCGACCAACACCGCCCCGACCGCGGCGTTCACCACGACCACCGACGAGCTGACCATCGACGTGGACGGCACCGCCTCCAGCGACGCCGACGGCGATGCCCTGACCCACTCCTGGGACTTCGGGGACGGCTCGACCGCCACCGGTGCGACCGCCAGCCACACCTACGCGGCCGACGGCACCTACACCGTCACCCTGACCGTCGACGACGGGACCGACACCGACACGACGTCGACCACCGTCACCGTCGAGGCGTCCGACCCGGGTGGCGACCCCGACCCATCCACCCCGAACCTGACGTCCGGCCAGACGGTGCAGGTCAGCCTGTCGGGCAGCGGCGACGAAGCGTTCTACAAGATCGCCGTGCCCGCCGGTGCCAACAGCATCACCGTCAGCATCGACGGCCCGTCCTGCGGCCTGTTCGGTTGTTCGTTCGACGCCGACCTGTACACCCGTGACGCCGCCCGGCCGACGGACTCCGCCTGGGACTGCCGTCCGTACCAGGGCGGCTCGGACGAGACCTGCACCGACACCTCCCCCACCGCGGGGTACCTGTACGTGCGGGTCGACGCCTACTCCGGCTCCGGCACGGTCGACCTGACCGCGACAGTCAGCTGA
- a CDS encoding cyclic nucleotide-binding domain-containing protein: MFRRRDPKTDVIRRLPAFADQSTRRVADASKVLDLVTVEAGHTLLTQGDLGHEFYLVVEGRARVERDGQVIAHISDGAVIGEMALVGAGRRNATVVAETEMVLATSTRPYFAGLVAEFPGFGRQVRQASEARTAVPA; the protein is encoded by the coding sequence ATGTTCCGTCGTCGTGACCCCAAGACCGATGTGATCCGTCGGCTTCCGGCGTTCGCCGACCAGTCCACCCGGCGCGTCGCCGACGCCAGCAAGGTGCTGGACCTCGTCACCGTCGAGGCCGGCCACACGCTGCTGACCCAGGGCGACCTGGGCCACGAGTTCTACCTGGTCGTCGAGGGCCGAGCCCGCGTCGAGCGTGACGGGCAGGTCATCGCCCACATCAGCGACGGCGCCGTCATCGGCGAGATGGCCCTGGTCGGCGCCGGCCGCCGCAACGCCACCGTTGTCGCCGAGACCGAGATGGTGCTGGCCACGAGCACCCGCCCGTACTTCGCCGGGCTGGTCGCAGAGTTCCCCGGCTTCGGCCGCCAGGTACGCCAGGCCAGCGAGGCCCGCACCGCCGTCCCCGCCTGA
- the fabG gene encoding 3-oxoacyl-ACP reductase FabG, with product MGLLEGRVALITGGAQGIGLAIAQRFSDEGAQVVIADMREDAAVEAAGTLSGEATGVRANVTDPEDVTGMFEHAIEAFGRVDVLVNNAGITRDASLKNMTLEEFEQVIDVHLKGTWLGLKEGLARMKAQGEGGSMINMSSISGKVGNFGQSNYAAAKAGIVGMTKSVAREAARANIRVNAIQPGLIATEMTAAMPKEAYEAAEKAIPLGRAGQPDEIAKVALFLASDLSSYCTGITIEVAGGRHM from the coding sequence ATGGGATTGCTCGAGGGCCGAGTTGCGCTGATCACGGGTGGGGCACAGGGCATCGGACTGGCCATCGCCCAGCGCTTCAGCGACGAGGGTGCACAGGTGGTGATCGCCGACATGCGTGAGGACGCTGCGGTCGAGGCGGCCGGCACGTTGTCGGGCGAGGCGACCGGGGTGCGGGCCAACGTCACCGACCCCGAGGACGTCACTGGCATGTTCGAGCACGCCATCGAGGCGTTCGGCCGCGTCGACGTCCTGGTCAACAACGCGGGGATCACACGGGACGCCAGCCTCAAGAACATGACGCTGGAGGAGTTCGAGCAGGTCATCGACGTCCACCTGAAGGGCACCTGGCTGGGACTTAAGGAGGGCCTGGCGCGGATGAAGGCCCAGGGGGAGGGCGGGTCGATGATCAACATGTCGTCGATCTCGGGAAAGGTCGGCAACTTCGGCCAGTCCAACTACGCCGCCGCCAAGGCCGGGATCGTCGGCATGACCAAGTCGGTGGCCCGCGAGGCCGCCCGCGCCAACATCCGCGTCAACGCCATCCAGCCCGGGCTGATCGCCACGGAGATGACCGCGGCGATGCCCAAGGAGGCCTACGAGGCCGCCGAGAAGGCCATCCCGCTGGGACGCGCTGGCCAGCCCGACGAGATCGCCAAGGTCGCGCTGTTCCTGGCGAGCGACCTGTCGAGCTACTGCACGGGCATCACGATCGAGGTCGCTGGCGGCCGACACATGTGA
- a CDS encoding AMP-dependent synthetase/ligase, with the protein MSLQISTLAQLLHARADASPNGVAIRTKGNGSWEDRTWAQVRDRADRIAAGLLTAMDLEDNDVVGLLGQTSEAWVTCDFAALSVGLQTVPIYASLHPEEVGYAHVDTGIKLVIVDDASQLEKIRTMRKGFTFFETDYSADQLVLQHVIVIDPTGIDPADDWESLADVEARGKEKLDELREEMTRRREAASPDQTATYTYTSGTTGPPKAVIQTHDNHLAMARAAEKSALLDDDMRAGGLFLFLPLAHSFGRLIQFSAPYMDLPLIISAVATLADDARETRPGFFPAAPRVYEKMKSKIETTVAGSPPARQKIFGWALGVGRQTVPFRTQGKELPLLLKLQYAVADKVVLSKLRALLGMDRTKALLSGSAPLDAEVHTFFLALGLDLIEAYGLTETCPGLTSNLPGDMKVGTVGKALPGVELKIANDREILAKGPNITQGYLNRPDATGDAFDDEGWFHTGDEGSIDADGFLKITGRKKELIKTSGGKYVAPAKIEGSLKLLPIIQEAVVIGDTKNYCTALISIDPEELEEWAKQQGIAPSQDAPEVAKAIEAHVAKVNGDLASFETIKYWSLVPEPLSVDNGFLTASLKVKRNVVHDAYADLIEDMYDGKKK; encoded by the coding sequence ATGAGCCTCCAGATCTCCACCCTCGCCCAGCTGCTCCATGCCCGGGCCGATGCCTCGCCCAACGGCGTGGCCATCCGGACCAAGGGCAACGGCAGCTGGGAAGACCGCACGTGGGCGCAGGTCCGTGACCGCGCCGACCGCATCGCCGCCGGCCTGCTGACGGCCATGGACCTGGAGGACAACGACGTCGTCGGACTCCTCGGGCAGACCAGCGAGGCGTGGGTGACGTGTGACTTCGCGGCGCTGTCGGTTGGCCTGCAGACCGTGCCGATCTACGCCTCCCTGCACCCCGAGGAGGTCGGCTACGCCCACGTCGACACCGGCATCAAGCTGGTCATCGTCGACGACGCCAGCCAGCTGGAGAAGATCCGCACGATGCGGAAGGGCTTCACCTTCTTCGAGACCGACTACAGCGCGGACCAGCTGGTTCTGCAGCACGTCATCGTCATCGACCCCACCGGCATCGACCCGGCCGACGACTGGGAGTCCCTGGCCGACGTCGAGGCCCGCGGCAAGGAGAAGCTGGACGAGCTGCGCGAGGAGATGACCCGCCGGCGCGAGGCCGCCAGCCCCGACCAGACGGCGACCTACACCTACACCTCGGGCACCACCGGTCCGCCCAAGGCCGTCATCCAGACCCACGACAACCACCTTGCGATGGCACGCGCCGCGGAGAAGTCGGCCCTGCTGGACGACGACATGCGGGCAGGCGGGTTGTTCCTCTTCCTGCCCCTCGCCCACTCCTTCGGTCGCCTGATCCAGTTCTCGGCGCCCTACATGGACCTGCCGCTGATCATCTCCGCGGTGGCGACGCTGGCCGACGACGCCCGTGAGACCCGCCCCGGCTTCTTCCCGGCCGCCCCGCGCGTCTACGAGAAGATGAAGTCCAAGATCGAGACGACGGTGGCCGGTTCGCCGCCAGCCCGCCAGAAGATCTTCGGGTGGGCCCTCGGCGTCGGCAGGCAGACGGTGCCGTTCCGCACCCAGGGCAAGGAGCTGCCGCTGCTCCTCAAGCTGCAGTACGCCGTCGCGGACAAGGTCGTGCTGTCCAAGCTGCGTGCGCTGCTCGGCATGGACCGCACCAAGGCGCTGCTGTCGGGGTCCGCGCCGCTGGACGCAGAGGTGCACACCTTCTTCCTCGCGCTCGGGCTGGACCTGATCGAGGCGTACGGCCTGACCGAGACCTGCCCCGGCCTGACGTCCAACCTGCCGGGCGACATGAAGGTCGGGACGGTCGGCAAGGCGCTCCCCGGTGTCGAGCTGAAGATCGCCAACGACCGTGAGATCCTCGCCAAGGGCCCCAACATCACCCAGGGCTACCTGAATCGTCCCGACGCCACCGGCGACGCCTTCGACGACGAGGGCTGGTTCCACACCGGTGACGAGGGGTCGATCGACGCCGACGGCTTCCTCAAGATCACGGGCCGCAAGAAGGAGCTGATCAAGACCTCCGGTGGCAAGTACGTCGCACCGGCCAAGATCGAGGGTTCGCTGAAGCTGCTGCCGATCATCCAGGAAGCGGTCGTCATCGGCGACACCAAGAACTACTGCACCGCCCTGATCTCCATCGACCCCGAGGAGCTGGAGGAGTGGGCGAAGCAGCAGGGCATCGCGCCCAGCCAGGACGCCCCCGAGGTCGCCAAGGCCATCGAGGCGCACGTCGCCAAGGTCAACGGCGACCTGGCCAGCTTCGAGACCATCAAGTACTGGAGCCTCGTCCCCGAGCCGCTCAGCGTCGACAACGGCTTCCTGACGGCGTCGCTGAAGGTCAAGCGCAACGTCGTCCACGACGCCTACGCCGACCTCATCGAGGACATGTACGACGGCAAGAAGAAGTAG